In Comamonadaceae bacterium OS-1, a single window of DNA contains:
- the murF gene encoding UDP-N-acetylmuramoyl-tripeptide--D-alanyl-D-alanine ligase, protein MMTLQQALALLPDARLVGDGTVAITRVHSDTRSLQPGDLFVALKGDTFDANTLLAQAQASGAVAALCHPGYALPGLPCIEVADTLAALGTLATGWRAQFHLPLIAVTGSNGKTTVTQMVASILRAAQPEAFLTTQGNYNNAIGVPLTLLRLRDHHRLAVVELGMNHPGEIAQLAAMARPTVALVNNAQREHLEFMQTVEAVAQENGSVLAALPAEGMAVFPAGDEFTPLWQALSAPRHRLQFALVAADVTADAPLWADGAWQVRAHTPAGRLDYALHIAGLHNVTNSLAAAACALAAGVPLAAIAQGLAAFEPVKGRSKALTVKIGGRSLTVVDDSYNANPDSVQAAIAVLAALPGPRLLVLGDMGEVGDQGPQFHAEAGAQAQRCGIEQVLTLGPLTQHLGPFGGQHFDSIDALLAAVQTQLPQMASVLVKGSRFMQMERVVAFIQKQQHSEDSPRAA, encoded by the coding sequence ATGATGACGCTGCAACAAGCCCTGGCCCTGCTGCCCGACGCACGTTTGGTCGGTGACGGTACGGTCGCCATCACCCGCGTGCACAGCGACACCCGCAGCCTGCAACCCGGCGACCTGTTTGTGGCCCTCAAGGGCGATACTTTTGATGCCAATACCCTGTTGGCCCAGGCGCAAGCCAGCGGCGCGGTAGCCGCCCTGTGCCACCCCGGCTACGCGTTGCCTGGCTTGCCGTGCATCGAAGTGGCAGACACCCTGGCTGCACTCGGCACCCTGGCCACTGGTTGGCGCGCCCAGTTCCATCTGCCGCTGATTGCCGTGACCGGCAGCAACGGCAAAACCACCGTGACGCAAATGGTGGCCAGCATCCTGCGCGCGGCCCAGCCCGAGGCCTTTTTGACCACCCAGGGCAACTACAACAACGCCATTGGCGTGCCTCTGACGCTGCTGCGCTTGCGCGACCACCACCGTTTGGCGGTGGTGGAGCTGGGCATGAACCACCCGGGTGAGATTGCCCAACTGGCCGCCATGGCCCGGCCCACCGTGGCCCTGGTCAATAACGCCCAGCGCGAGCATCTGGAATTCATGCAAACGGTGGAAGCTGTGGCCCAGGAAAACGGCAGTGTGCTGGCGGCACTGCCCGCCGAAGGCATGGCTGTGTTCCCGGCTGGCGACGAGTTCACTCCCCTGTGGCAAGCTTTAAGTGCACCGCGCCACCGCCTGCAGTTTGCGCTGGTGGCTGCGGACGTGACCGCCGATGCGCCTCTGTGGGCCGATGGCGCATGGCAAGTCCGTGCCCACACGCCTGCCGGGCGGTTGGACTACGCCTTGCACATTGCGGGCCTGCACAACGTGACGAACTCTTTGGCCGCTGCTGCCTGCGCCCTGGCTGCAGGCGTGCCGCTGGCCGCTATCGCCCAGGGTCTGGCGGCCTTCGAGCCGGTCAAAGGCCGCTCTAAAGCACTGACCGTGAAGATTGGTGGCCGCAGCCTGACCGTGGTGGACGACAGCTACAACGCCAACCCCGACTCGGTCCAGGCTGCTATTGCCGTACTCGCCGCCTTGCCCGGCCCGCGTCTCTTGGTGCTGGGGGACATGGGTGAGGTGGGCGACCAGGGCCCGCAATTCCATGCCGAAGCCGGTGCCCAGGCACAGCGCTGCGGTATCGAACAGGTTTTGACGCTGGGCCCGCTGACCCAACACCTGGGCCCGTTTGGTGGCCAGCACTTCGACAGCATCGATGCGCTGTTGGCCGCCGTGCAGACCCAGTTGCCCCAGATGGCCAGCGTGCTGGTCAAGGGCTCGCGCTTCATGCAGATGGAACGGGTTGTCGCCTTCATCCAAAAACAACAACATTCCGAGGATTCCCCCCGTGCTGCCTAG
- the mraY gene encoding phospho-N-acetylmuramoyl-pentapeptide-transferase, producing the protein MLPSLAQWLQTLSPEFGFFRVFQYLTFRAVMAAMTALLIGVAAGPAVIRRLAALKIGQPIRGYGMESHLAKQGTPTMGGVLILLSIAISTLLWVDLSNRFVWIVLLVTLGFGAIGWVDDWRKVVNKDPEGMRSREKYMWQSLIGLVAALYLVFSISENSNMRVLELFFSWVQSGFDLSLPPKAGLQLPFLKEVSYPLGVLGFVILTYLVIVGSSNAVNLTDGLDGLAIMPVVLVGSALGVFAYVTGSSVYSKYLFLPHIPGAGELLVFCTAMAGAGLAFLWFNTHPAQVFMGDVGALALGGALGTVAVIVRQEVVLSIMGGIFVVEALSVMLQVSWFKYTKKKTGTGRRILKMAPLHHHFEKSGWKETQVVVRFWIITMLLCLVGLSTLKLR; encoded by the coding sequence GTGCTGCCTAGTCTTGCCCAGTGGTTGCAAACCCTGTCACCCGAGTTCGGGTTTTTTCGCGTGTTCCAGTACCTCACGTTCCGTGCGGTGATGGCCGCCATGACGGCTTTGCTGATCGGCGTGGCGGCAGGCCCGGCGGTGATCCGCCGTCTGGCGGCACTCAAGATTGGTCAGCCCATCCGGGGCTACGGCATGGAAAGCCATCTGGCCAAGCAGGGCACGCCCACCATGGGCGGTGTGCTGATCTTGCTGTCCATCGCCATCTCGACCCTGCTGTGGGTAGATCTGAGCAACCGCTTTGTCTGGATCGTGCTGCTGGTCACCCTGGGCTTTGGGGCCATTGGCTGGGTGGACGACTGGCGCAAGGTGGTCAACAAAGACCCCGAAGGCATGCGCTCGCGCGAGAAGTACATGTGGCAGTCGCTGATCGGCCTGGTGGCCGCGCTGTACCTGGTGTTCAGCATTTCCGAAAACTCCAATATGCGGGTGCTGGAGTTGTTTTTCAGCTGGGTCCAGTCCGGCTTTGACCTGAGCCTGCCGCCCAAGGCGGGGCTGCAGCTGCCGTTTCTGAAGGAAGTCAGCTACCCGCTCGGCGTGCTGGGCTTTGTGATCCTGACCTATCTGGTGATCGTGGGCTCCAGCAACGCGGTGAACCTGACCGACGGCCTGGACGGTCTGGCCATCATGCCGGTGGTGCTGGTGGGCTCGGCGCTGGGCGTGTTCGCCTATGTGACGGGCAGCTCGGTCTACTCCAAATACCTGTTCTTGCCGCATATTCCTGGCGCGGGTGAGCTGCTGGTGTTCTGCACCGCCATGGCCGGTGCCGGGCTGGCGTTTCTGTGGTTCAACACCCACCCGGCGCAAGTCTTCATGGGCGACGTGGGCGCACTGGCCCTGGGCGGCGCTCTGGGCACCGTGGCGGTCATCGTGCGCCAGGAAGTGGTGCTGTCCATCATGGGCGGCATCTTCGTGGTGGAGGCCTTGTCGGTGATGCTGCAGGTCAGCTGGTTCAAGTACACCAAGAAGAAAACCGGTACCGGGCGGCGCATTTTGAAGATGGCACCGTTGCACCACCACTTCGAGAAAAGCGGCTGGAAGGAAACCCAGGTCGTTGTACGTTTCTGGATTATCACCATGCTGCTGTGCCTGGTGGGTTTGTCTACCTTGAAGCTGCGCTAA
- the murE gene encoding UDP-N-acetylmuramoyl-L-alanyl-D-glutamate--2, 6-diaminopimelate ligase — MLHFHTPVEAVAWLRSRVTGSLQVDSRAIQSGDGFIAWPGAAVDGRQFVRAALAQGAAACLVEQEGSESFGFASDAVASYSGLKAATGPIAAAYCQHPSDSLDVLAITGTNGKTSTAWWLAQALSKTELLTLTPCAVVGTLGIGIPPDVLSTGLTTPDPVRLQQAFRGFVDLGLGACAIEASSIGIVERRLDGTRIRVAVFTNFTQDHLDYHGSTEAYWQAKAELFRWPGLQAAVVNVDDPQGAELAASLTGLDVWTLSCTHAARLQADNIRYEAGGLCFEVVEGGARHSLRTAVIGHYNVANLLGVIGAMRAVGVPLNEAVQACHGLLPVPGRMDCINPTGQPLVAIDYAHTPDALDKALLALQPLAQARGGKLWCVFGCGGDRDASKRPLMAAVAEKNADLVLVTSDNPRSEKPEHIISQILLGLSHNACVHVQADRALAIAEAIAQAAPADVLLLAGKGHETTQEVAGVKHAFSDKAHAEAALALRGVGSQGAAA, encoded by the coding sequence ATGCTGCATTTCCATACCCCCGTCGAAGCTGTGGCCTGGTTGCGTAGCCGGGTCACCGGCAGCCTGCAGGTGGACAGCCGCGCCATCCAGTCCGGTGATGGCTTCATCGCCTGGCCGGGTGCCGCTGTCGATGGCCGCCAGTTTGTACGGGCCGCCCTGGCCCAGGGCGCGGCAGCTTGCCTGGTTGAGCAAGAGGGCAGCGAATCCTTCGGTTTTGCCAGCGACGCCGTCGCCAGCTACAGCGGCCTGAAAGCCGCCACCGGCCCTATCGCCGCCGCCTACTGCCAGCACCCCAGTGACAGCCTGGATGTGCTGGCCATCACCGGCACCAATGGCAAAACCTCCACTGCCTGGTGGCTGGCGCAGGCGCTATCAAAAACGGAGCTGCTCACGCTTACCCCTTGTGCTGTAGTGGGCACTTTGGGTATTGGAATTCCGCCCGATGTGCTGAGCACCGGCCTGACCACCCCCGACCCGGTGCGCCTGCAGCAGGCCTTCCGCGGTTTTGTGGACCTGGGGTTGGGCGCGTGCGCCATCGAGGCCTCCAGCATTGGCATCGTTGAGCGCCGTCTGGACGGCACCCGCATCCGTGTGGCCGTATTCACCAATTTCACCCAGGACCACCTGGACTACCACGGCAGCACCGAAGCCTACTGGCAGGCCAAGGCCGAGCTGTTCCGCTGGCCCGGTCTGCAGGCGGCGGTAGTGAATGTGGACGACCCGCAGGGTGCGGAGTTGGCCGCATCCTTGACTGGCCTGGATGTGTGGACGCTGTCATGCACCCACGCTGCGCGTCTGCAGGCCGACAACATCCGCTACGAAGCCGGCGGCCTGTGCTTCGAAGTGGTCGAGGGCGGTGCGCGCCACAGCCTGCGCACCGCCGTCATCGGCCACTACAACGTGGCCAACCTGCTGGGTGTGATAGGTGCCATGCGTGCCGTGGGCGTACCGCTGAATGAGGCCGTCCAGGCCTGCCACGGCCTGCTGCCGGTGCCGGGCCGTATGGACTGCATCAACCCAACCGGCCAGCCGCTGGTGGCCATCGACTACGCCCACACCCCCGACGCGCTGGACAAGGCCTTGCTGGCCTTGCAGCCGCTGGCGCAAGCCCGTGGCGGCAAGCTCTGGTGCGTGTTTGGCTGCGGTGGCGACCGCGATGCCTCCAAGCGCCCGCTGATGGCTGCCGTGGCCGAGAAGAATGCCGACCTGGTGCTCGTCACCAGCGACAACCCGCGCAGCGAAAAGCCCGAACACATCATCAGCCAGATCCTGCTGGGCCTGAGCCACAACGCCTGTGTGCACGTGCAGGCCGACCGCGCCCTGGCCATTGCCGAAGCCATCGCCCAGGCCGCGCCTGCCGATGTGCTGCTGCTGGCAGGCAAGGGCCACGAGACCACGCAAGAAGTGGCGGGCGTGAAGCATGCCTTCTCGGACAAGGCCCATGCCGAAGCCGCCCTGGCCTTGCGTGGTGTCGGCAGCCAAGGAGCCGCCGCATGA
- the murD gene encoding UDP-N-acetylmuramoylalanine--D-glutamate ligase, with protein MRHLQDLPVLILGLGASGLAMARWCAQHGAQVTVADTREAPPQLATLQAEVPGARFIAGPFNAALVQGVRAVYRSPGLSPEVLAPVLAEAQRAGLPVGGELTLFARALADMRLAPVVAEPQPEPEEDAVLPSEDDEAPVAIAAPVASLGYQPAVLAITGTNGKTTVTSLTGQLVARAGKTVAVAGNIGPTLLDTLAAHMAADTLPEVWVLELSSFQLDAAQGFEPTAAAVLNLTQDHLDWHGSMQAYGAAKARVFGQHGLMLLNREDPGVMAMLPEPIRVRLQKPQLRRHTTFGGDMPQRPGDFGIEVVNGMAWLVRAMEADETKRKRSEAADDLYIQRLMPADALRIRGRHNAVNALAALALASAAGCALAPMLYGLREYRGEPHRVESVDTVREIEYFDDSKGTNVGATVAALNGLGAERRIVVILGGEGKGQDFTPLAAPVSRYARAVVLIGRDAPQIRAALADAGVALVDADNMVHAVQLASQRAHPGDAVLMSPACASFDMFKNYEHRAQVFIEAVMALADAGGSEA; from the coding sequence ATGCGGCACTTGCAAGACCTTCCCGTGTTGATCCTGGGCCTCGGTGCGTCCGGCCTGGCCATGGCGCGTTGGTGCGCCCAGCATGGCGCGCAGGTCACCGTGGCGGACACGCGCGAGGCCCCGCCGCAACTGGCGACTTTGCAGGCCGAAGTGCCTGGTGCCCGGTTCATTGCAGGCCCCTTCAACGCAGCCTTGGTGCAGGGCGTGCGCGCCGTGTACCGCTCGCCCGGCCTGTCGCCCGAGGTACTGGCTCCGGTGCTGGCCGAGGCGCAGCGTGCCGGTTTGCCTGTCGGAGGTGAGCTGACCCTGTTTGCCCGGGCGCTGGCCGATATGCGCCTGGCCCCTGTGGTTGCAGAGCCGCAGCCCGAGCCGGAGGAAGACGCGGTATTGCCGTCGGAAGACGACGAAGCCCCTGTGGCCATCGCTGCGCCTGTCGCATCGCTGGGCTACCAGCCCGCCGTGCTGGCCATCACCGGCACCAATGGCAAGACCACAGTCACCTCGCTCACCGGCCAACTGGTGGCCCGCGCCGGTAAAACCGTGGCCGTGGCGGGCAATATCGGCCCCACGCTGCTGGACACGCTGGCGGCCCACATGGCAGCAGACACCTTGCCCGAAGTCTGGGTGCTGGAGCTGTCCAGCTTCCAGCTCGATGCCGCACAGGGCTTTGAGCCCACCGCCGCCGCCGTGCTCAACCTCACCCAGGACCACCTGGACTGGCACGGCAGCATGCAGGCCTACGGCGCTGCCAAGGCCCGCGTGTTTGGCCAGCACGGCCTGATGCTGCTCAACCGCGAAGACCCGGGCGTGATGGCCATGCTGCCCGAGCCGATCCGGGTGCGCCTGCAAAAGCCCCAGTTGCGTCGCCACACCACCTTTGGCGGCGACATGCCCCAGCGCCCTGGCGACTTCGGCATCGAAGTGGTCAACGGCATGGCCTGGCTGGTGCGCGCCATGGAAGCGGATGAAACCAAGCGCAAGCGCAGCGAAGCGGCGGATGATTTGTACATCCAGCGCCTGATGCCCGCCGACGCGCTGCGCATCCGGGGCCGCCACAACGCCGTCAACGCCCTGGCTGCGCTGGCATTGGCCTCGGCGGCAGGCTGTGCGCTGGCCCCCATGCTTTACGGCCTGCGCGAATACCGCGGCGAGCCGCACCGGGTCGAGTCGGTCGATACCGTGCGCGAAATCGAATATTTTGACGACAGCAAAGGTACCAACGTCGGTGCCACCGTGGCCGCACTGAATGGCCTGGGGGCCGAGCGCCGCATCGTCGTCATCCTGGGTGGTGAGGGCAAGGGCCAGGACTTCACCCCACTGGCCGCGCCCGTGTCGCGCTACGCCCGCGCAGTGGTGCTGATCGGCCGCGATGCGCCGCAGATCCGCGCGGCATTGGCGGATGCGGGTGTCGCGTTGGTCGATGCCGACAACATGGTCCATGCAGTACAACTTGCCAGCCAGCGCGCCCACCCGGGGGACGCCGTGCTGATGTCGCCCGCCTGTGCCAGTTTCGACATGTTCAAAAATTACGAACACCGCGCCCAGGTGTTCATCGAAGCCGTCATGGCCTTGGCCGATGCCGGGGGGAGCGAGGCATGA
- the murG gene encoding UDP-N-acetylglucosamine--N-acetylmuramyl-(pentapeptide) pyrophosphoryl-undecaprenol N-acetylglucosamine transferase: MSPRHLVVMAAGTGGHVIPGLAVAREMQQRGWTVSWLGTLQGMENKLVPPSGIAMDRIAFSGLRGKGLVHTLTGGLRMLAAFWSCLQILRQRHAHAVLGMGGYVCFPGGLMAALLGKPLMLVNADAALLMSNKALLPVADRVAFGFEGPAIQGIRRAVVTGNPVRAEIESIAAPAERFTGRQGPLRVLVVGGSLGAKAINDCLPQALARLPAEQRPLVVHQTGVAQQAAVQAAYAEQGIAAQVLPFIDDMATELAACDLIICRAGAVTVSELCAAGVAAVLVPLVVSTTSHQRDNASWLADKQAGIHLPQAELTPQRLAELLTQLNREQLLAMATQARALAKPHAAARVADELERLVRP; the protein is encoded by the coding sequence ATGAGCCCGCGCCATCTGGTCGTCATGGCAGCTGGTACGGGCGGGCACGTCATCCCCGGCCTGGCGGTGGCACGCGAGATGCAGCAGCGCGGCTGGACCGTCAGCTGGCTGGGCACACTGCAGGGCATGGAAAACAAGCTGGTGCCGCCATCCGGTATTGCCATGGATCGCATCGCCTTCAGTGGCCTGCGCGGCAAGGGGCTGGTGCACACGCTGACCGGCGGCCTGCGTATGCTGGCGGCGTTCTGGAGCTGCCTGCAGATCCTGCGCCAGCGCCATGCCCATGCCGTACTGGGCATGGGCGGCTATGTTTGTTTCCCCGGTGGGCTCATGGCTGCGCTGCTGGGCAAACCGCTGATGCTGGTGAATGCGGATGCCGCGCTGCTGATGAGTAACAAGGCCTTGCTGCCGGTAGCCGACCGCGTGGCTTTCGGCTTCGAAGGTCCGGCCATCCAGGGCATCCGCCGTGCGGTGGTCACCGGCAACCCGGTGCGTGCCGAGATCGAATCCATCGCCGCCCCCGCCGAGCGCTTCACGGGCCGCCAGGGGCCGCTGCGGGTGCTGGTGGTGGGTGGCAGCCTGGGTGCCAAGGCCATCAACGACTGCCTGCCGCAGGCCCTGGCCCGGCTACCCGCCGAGCAGCGGCCCCTGGTAGTGCACCAGACCGGTGTGGCCCAGCAGGCCGCGGTGCAGGCAGCTTATGCCGAGCAAGGCATCGCCGCCCAGGTGCTGCCGTTTATTGACGACATGGCCACCGAACTGGCGGCTTGTGACCTGATCATCTGCCGCGCCGGTGCCGTCACCGTGAGCGAGCTGTGCGCCGCCGGTGTGGCTGCCGTGCTGGTGCCCTTGGTGGTCAGCACCACCTCCCACCAGCGCGACAACGCCAGCTGGCTGGCCGACAAGCAGGCCGGTATCCACCTGCCGCAGGCCGAGCTGACACCCCAGCGCCTGGCCGAACTTTTGACCCAACTGAACCGCGAGCAGCTGCTTGCGATGGCCACCCAGGCCCGTGCGCTGGCCAAGCCCCATGCGGCGGCGCGCGTGGCCGATGAACTAGAAAGACTGGTACGCCCATGA
- the ftsW gene encoding putative peptidoglycan glycosyltransferase FtsW codes for MSTLSLRLPARFRDWFKGLPKAAADALPVKLGSSGFSRTPSQPTRVHGFDQPLLWVTVALLAWGLVMVYSASIAMPDNPRFAKYDHNFFLIRHAVFLCVAFVAALIAFQVPMRTWERWAPWLFIVSLVLLIAVLIPGVGKVVYGARRWLPLGVMNFQPSEMAKFAVVIYAADYMVRKMDVKENFWRAVWPMGAAVGMVGVLLLAEPDMGAFMVIAVIAMGILFLGGVNARMFFLIATVLVGAFSMMIAFNDYRRARIFAYLDPWSDSNALAKGYQLTHSLIAIGRGEIFGVGLGGSIEKLSWLPEAHTDFLLAVIGEEFGLVGVITVICLFFWLIRRIMHIGRQSIALDRLFAGLVAQGVGLWMGFQTFINMGVNLGALPTKGLTLPLMSFGGSAILWNLVALAVVLRVDYENRQLMHGARV; via the coding sequence ATGAGCACTCTGTCTCTGCGTCTGCCCGCGCGCTTCCGCGACTGGTTCAAGGGCTTGCCCAAGGCCGCAGCCGATGCTTTGCCGGTCAAGCTCGGGTCCAGCGGCTTCTCGCGCACGCCCAGCCAACCGACCCGCGTGCACGGCTTTGACCAGCCCTTGCTGTGGGTCACGGTGGCGTTGCTGGCCTGGGGCCTGGTGATGGTGTATTCGGCATCGATTGCCATGCCAGACAACCCCCGCTTCGCCAAGTACGACCACAACTTCTTCCTGATCCGGCACGCCGTGTTTCTGTGCGTGGCCTTTGTGGCGGCGCTGATTGCGTTCCAGGTGCCGATGCGCACCTGGGAGCGCTGGGCTCCGTGGCTGTTCATCGTCTCGCTGGTGCTGCTGATCGCGGTGCTGATCCCGGGCGTGGGCAAGGTGGTGTACGGTGCGCGGCGCTGGCTGCCGCTGGGGGTGATGAACTTCCAGCCGTCCGAGATGGCCAAGTTTGCCGTCGTCATCTACGCGGCCGACTACATGGTGCGCAAGATGGACGTGAAAGAGAATTTCTGGCGTGCCGTCTGGCCCATGGGTGCGGCGGTGGGCATGGTGGGTGTGCTGCTGCTGGCCGAACCCGACATGGGCGCGTTCATGGTGATCGCCGTGATCGCCATGGGCATTCTGTTTCTGGGCGGCGTGAACGCCCGCATGTTCTTCCTGATCGCCACGGTGCTGGTGGGGGCCTTCAGCATGATGATTGCCTTCAACGACTACCGCCGGGCGCGCATCTTTGCCTATCTGGACCCGTGGAGCGACAGCAATGCGCTGGCCAAGGGCTACCAGCTCACCCACTCGCTGATCGCCATTGGCCGGGGCGAGATCTTTGGCGTGGGCCTGGGCGGCAGCATCGAAAAACTCAGCTGGCTGCCCGAGGCGCACACCGACTTCTTGCTGGCCGTGATTGGCGAAGAGTTTGGTCTGGTCGGCGTGATCACGGTGATCTGTCTGTTCTTCTGGCTGATCCGCCGCATCATGCACATTGGCCGCCAGTCCATCGCGCTGGACCGCCTGTTTGCCGGTTTGGTGGCCCAGGGCGTAGGCCTGTGGATGGGCTTTCAGACCTTCATCAACATGGGCGTGAACCTGGGCGCTCTGCCCACCAAGGGGCTGACCCTGCCGCTGATGAGCTTTGGCGGGTCGGCGATTTTGTGGAATTTGGTGGCGCTGGCGGTCGTCCTTCGGGTGGACTACGAGAACCGACAGTTGATGCACGGAGCGCGCGTATGA
- the murC gene encoding UDP-N-acetylmuramate--L-alanine ligase, which produces MKHAVRHLHFVGIGGSGMSAIAEVLHKLGYVVSGSDQSDSATLRRLGGLGITTFIGHTPANVLGADAIVTSTAVKADNPEVLAARENKVPIVPRALMLAELMRLKQGIAIAGTHGKTTTTSLVASVLVEAGLDPTFVIGGRLNSAGANARLGTGDYIVVEADESDASFLHLLPVMAVVTNIDADHMETYGHDFNNLKKAFVDFLHRMPFYGTAILCTDDPGVRAIVDQVTNPVTSYGFEEGAQVRAVDVRAVGGQMHFTVQRRNGVVMSDLDVVLNLPGRHNVLNALSAIAIAAELDLPDAAVQRALASFEGVGRRFQPYGEQPAKDGGNFTLVDDYGHHPVEMAATLSAARGAFPGRRLVLAFQPHRYSRTRDCFEDFVRVIGEADVVLLGEIYAAGEAPIVAADGRALARALRVAGRVEPVFIDDIAAMPQAISDIARDGDVVLCMGAGSIGAVPGKVVDLLSKKELLTQVG; this is translated from the coding sequence ATGAAACACGCCGTACGCCATTTGCACTTCGTCGGAATCGGTGGTTCCGGCATGTCGGCCATTGCCGAGGTGCTGCACAAGCTGGGCTATGTGGTCTCGGGCTCCGACCAGAGCGACAGCGCCACGCTGCGTCGCCTGGGCGGCCTGGGTATCACTACCTTCATCGGCCACACCCCGGCCAATGTGCTGGGGGCCGATGCCATCGTCACCTCCACCGCCGTCAAGGCCGACAACCCCGAGGTGCTGGCCGCCCGCGAAAACAAGGTGCCCATCGTGCCGCGCGCGCTGATGCTGGCCGAGTTGATGCGCCTGAAGCAGGGCATTGCCATTGCCGGAACGCACGGCAAAACCACCACCACCAGCCTGGTGGCCAGCGTGCTGGTCGAAGCCGGGCTGGACCCGACCTTCGTGATCGGTGGCCGCCTCAACAGCGCCGGAGCCAATGCCCGCTTGGGTACCGGCGACTACATCGTGGTCGAGGCCGACGAGTCGGATGCGTCCTTTTTGCACCTGCTGCCGGTGATGGCGGTAGTGACCAATATCGATGCCGACCACATGGAAACCTACGGCCACGATTTCAACAACCTGAAGAAGGCTTTCGTCGATTTTCTGCACCGCATGCCCTTCTACGGCACGGCCATTTTGTGTACCGACGACCCCGGCGTGCGCGCCATCGTGGACCAGGTGACCAACCCCGTCACCAGCTATGGCTTTGAAGAAGGCGCGCAGGTGCGGGCGGTGGACGTGCGCGCCGTGGGTGGCCAGATGCATTTCACCGTGCAGCGCCGTAACGGGGTCGTTATGTCCGACCTGGACGTGGTGCTGAACCTGCCGGGCCGCCACAACGTGCTGAACGCGCTGTCGGCCATTGCCATTGCCGCCGAACTGGACCTGCCCGATGCCGCCGTGCAGCGCGCGCTGGCCAGCTTTGAAGGCGTGGGCCGCCGCTTCCAGCCCTACGGTGAGCAGCCTGCCAAAGACGGCGGCAACTTCACCTTGGTGGACGACTACGGCCACCACCCAGTGGAGATGGCGGCCACGCTGTCGGCGGCGCGCGGCGCGTTTCCGGGTCGCCGCCTGGTGCTGGCCTTCCAGCCGCACCGCTACAGCCGCACCCGCGACTGCTTTGAAGACTTTGTGCGGGTGATTGGCGAGGCCGACGTGGTGCTGCTGGGCGAGATCTACGCCGCCGGTGAGGCCCCCATCGTCGCGGCCGATGGCCGGGCGCTGGCCCGTGCCCTGCGCGTGGCGGGCCGGGTAGAGCCCGTCTTCATCGACGACATCGCCGCCATGCCGCAGGCGATTTCTGATATCGCCCGCGACGGCGATGTGGTGCTGTGCATGGGTGCCGGCTCCATTGGTGCCGTGCCGGGCAAGGTGGTTGATTTGCTATCGAAAAAAGAGCTGCTTACGCAGGTGGGATGA